From the Winogradskyella forsetii genome, the window GTTATCACAGGTGGTGGGCCAGGTATAATGGAAGCGGGTAATAAAGGTGCTCATATTGCAGGTGGAACGTCTGTGGGTCTAAACATCGAATTACCCTTTGAGCAACATGACAATCCATACATAGACAACGACAAGAGCTTAGATTTTGATTACTTCTTTGTTAGAAAAGTAATGTTCGTAAAATACTCTCAAGGCTTTGTGGTAATGCCAGGAGGTTTTGGAACCTTAGATGAATTGTTTGAAGCAATCACCTTAATACAAACCCATAAAATAGAATCTTTTCCTATCATTTTAGTAGGTAGAGAGTTTTGGGGAGGTTTAATGGATTGGGTAAAAAAGACACTTATAGACGCTAAAAACATTAGCGCAAAAGATCTAGACTTAATTCACTTAGTAGACACTTCTGATGAAGTCATAGAAATTCTAAACGACTTTTATAAAGAGTACGACCTTAGCCCTAATTTTTAGGAAAACCATAATTTTTATTCAACGCTATGAAAAAGAAAATTCTAGGTTTTTTTACGCTAATATGTCTTGTTTTTTTCCATGTTTCTGCTCAGGAAACAGTTAAAGTGATGTTCTATAATTTATTGAATTATCCGCTTGAAGACGCTGTCCCAAATCGGATTGATGATTTATCTTTTATTCTCAATGACTATCAACCCGATTTATTCTTGGTCTGTGAACTTAATAACATTTCTGGAGCCATAGATGTATTAAATACCGCCAAGTCTGTGATTAGCTCTAATTTTGAAATGGCCACTTATGTATCCAATACTTCAGACGATAATTTTGGAGATCAAAATGATTTACAGAATCTACTGTATTACAATAGCTCAAAATTTACCTTAGAAGAAGAAATTATAGTGCCTACGTATTTAAGGGATTTTAATGTGTATCGCGTTCAATTGAACACCATAAACCAGATTTCAGACCCTATAGAAATTTATATTATTATTGGACATTTAAAAGCGTCTAGCGGAACTTCTAATGCACAGAAACGTTTTGAGATGATTCAGGATTTAGAGACTTACTTAGATACTTTACCGACGAACACTAATGTCTTGTTTGGAGGTGATTTAAATGTATATACGAATAGTGAGGACGCGTTTCAAACGTTAATAAGTAGTAGCAATTCGATTACCTTCGTAGATCCAGCAAACCGAGTTGGCAGTTGGCACAATAATCCTAATTATGTAGATGTTTTTACCCAATCAACACGCACCCAAAACGGTTTCGGCGGCTCAACAGGAGGTTTTGATGACCGATTCGATTTTATACTAACTTCCGAAAACATGACGAGTGCGTCAAATGTAACTTACGTTCCTAATTCTTATAAGGTCTATGGCAACAACGGTTTGGCTTCTTGTTGGAA encodes:
- a CDS encoding LOG family protein, which encodes MRSEIKNKGWNEIKTNDSWAIFKIMGEFVNGYEKLSKIGPCVSIFGSARTKPDHKYYKLAEEVATKIVDQGYGVITGGGPGIMEAGNKGAHIAGGTSVGLNIELPFEQHDNPYIDNDKSLDFDYFFVRKVMFVKYSQGFVVMPGGFGTLDELFEAITLIQTHKIESFPIILVGREFWGGLMDWVKKTLIDAKNISAKDLDLIHLVDTSDEVIEILNDFYKEYDLSPNF
- a CDS encoding endonuclease/exonuclease/phosphatase family protein produces the protein MKKKILGFFTLICLVFFHVSAQETVKVMFYNLLNYPLEDAVPNRIDDLSFILNDYQPDLFLVCELNNISGAIDVLNTAKSVISSNFEMATYVSNTSDDNFGDQNDLQNLLYYNSSKFTLEEEIIVPTYLRDFNVYRVQLNTINQISDPIEIYIIIGHLKASSGTSNAQKRFEMIQDLETYLDTLPTNTNVLFGGDLNVYTNSEDAFQTLISSSNSITFVDPANRVGSWHNNPNYVDVFTQSTRTQNGFGGSTGGFDDRFDFILTSENMTSASNVTYVPNSYKVYGNNGLASCWNKSINSSDCETTDSQFSYELRNALHNFSDHLPVTVSLETDATFLSIEDVDPLYVMHLETTVIHQNLTLNIDHFDLYNERLNIYNNLGQNVKTFQLNSDHKQDFNVSDLNNGLYYLNVSNTLSNPIKFIIAN